One stretch of Tenuifilum sp. 4138str DNA includes these proteins:
- a CDS encoding MATE family efflux transporter gives MKLDISYREIWRVAYPIILGSVAQNILNITDTAFLGRVGEIALGGGVLGGLLYHVLLMLGWGMAMGGQIIVARRVGEGANEAVGRVVEHLLFTLGAFAILIMLFAHTLHPAFFSIAVRSNLVCDSASSFFGYRLFGLPFAFLTYSLNAFLIGITRTKVITLTSFITVFVNIVLDYGLIFGNFGLPPMGVRGAALASVIAEIAGAIFLLVYISRMNVRKYKLFNFSSFSKKLLKSILDISWPLMLQFSLSIFVWFVFFLIIEKMGETPLAVSNIVRSIYIIIMIPIWGFASATNSFVSQHIGKGKSDQVVKLVVKVMVITLASVLVLSALILLLDNSIIKIYTNDEHLINATLPVIRVIAIAALTMASAFISFNGVSGTGSTKVSFAIEVFSLTFYLGWAYLIAITLGKSLSLVWTSEVLYGIMVTVISIIYLRTGRWKNRVV, from the coding sequence ATGAAACTCGATATTTCCTACAGGGAAATCTGGAGGGTGGCATATCCCATAATTTTAGGAAGCGTTGCCCAAAATATTCTGAACATAACCGATACGGCTTTTCTGGGACGAGTTGGCGAGATTGCATTGGGTGGAGGTGTTCTTGGGGGGCTACTTTACCATGTTTTGCTTATGCTGGGCTGGGGAATGGCTATGGGTGGCCAAATTATTGTGGCAAGGCGTGTAGGCGAGGGTGCAAATGAGGCTGTTGGCCGTGTAGTTGAGCATTTACTTTTTACTCTCGGCGCCTTTGCTATTCTTATAATGCTATTTGCACATACTCTTCATCCAGCTTTTTTTAGTATTGCTGTTAGGTCAAATCTTGTATGCGATTCTGCAAGTTCTTTTTTTGGGTATAGGCTATTTGGGCTACCCTTTGCTTTTCTCACATACTCATTGAACGCATTCCTAATTGGAATTACACGTACAAAGGTGATTACACTTACATCGTTCATTACAGTATTTGTAAACATTGTTCTCGATTACGGATTGATATTCGGTAACTTTGGACTACCCCCAATGGGTGTTAGAGGAGCAGCCCTGGCATCGGTTATTGCCGAAATTGCAGGGGCCATATTTTTACTTGTTTACATAAGCAGAATGAATGTACGTAAGTATAAGCTATTCAACTTTTCGTCGTTTTCAAAAAAGTTATTGAAGTCAATACTTGATATTTCCTGGCCCTTGATGCTTCAATTTTCACTATCAATTTTTGTATGGTTTGTTTTCTTCCTTATAATTGAAAAAATGGGTGAAACCCCGCTTGCTGTCTCCAACATAGTTCGAAGCATTTACATTATCATTATGATACCAATTTGGGGATTTGCATCGGCTACCAATTCATTTGTAAGTCAACATATTGGAAAAGGTAAGTCGGATCAGGTGGTGAAGCTGGTTGTAAAAGTAATGGTCATTACTTTAGCCTCAGTTCTTGTCCTTTCCGCTCTGATTCTTTTGCTGGACAATAGCATTATTAAGATTTACACTAACGATGAGCACTTAATCAATGCCACCCTACCTGTTATTAGGGTAATCGCAATAGCTGCTTTAACAATGGCTTCTGCCTTTATCAGCTTCAATGGTGTTTCAGGTACTGGTAGCACTAAGGTATCGTTTGCCATTGAGGTGTTTTCACTGACATTTTACTTAGGCTGGGCTTACCTTATTGCAATAACATTAGGTAAATCCTTAAGCTTAGTTTGGACTTCAGAGGTACTATATGGTATTATGGTTACAGTAATCTCAATTATTTACTTAAGAACTGGCCGATGGAAAAACCGGGTGGTTTAG
- a CDS encoding ATP-binding cassette domain-containing protein, with amino-acid sequence MSESILKALMQLFAIIARPVPLDEKENNDYADRRKVVEEFLRNQLNIDLVKEYLKVFDYYYNLYQEKQSEKSKSKKRTSSSSVRVLKICSQINEELQQQQKIVVLIRLLEFVKPDEGEVTEQEMAFISTVAETFYVPENEFQNLKNFVLSGFDSVIPHQNILLINDSKEPPYDDLRHLYAEGLHEPIKILFVESANIFFLRYNGLHELYLNGHMLVKDKIFVLNNGSSIRNSKIKPIYFSDIVGRFVQDKIKEKIVFEAIDIEYRFKSGKIGLHPMSFVQESGHLVGIMGASGAGKTTLLNVLNGSEKPTKGSILINGIDIHNQKELVEGQIGFVSQDDLLIEELTVYQNLYFNARLCFDNYTHEQLEAAVNQTLQNLGLYEIKDMRVGSPLNKKISGGQRKRLNIALELIREPAILFLDEPTSGLSSRDSENILDLLKELTLKGKLVFVVIHQPSSEIFKMFDRLLILDTGGYLIYNGDPIESIIYFKSRVQQANWNESECPVCGNVNPEQIFNIVESNVLDEYGNPTRARKISPYEWNEYFKRFAPENPTPDTQPKSLPQIHFKIPSWVKQLRIFVKRDILSKLANSQYMIINIFETPLLALLLAYIIKYYNVDVSNKLGYTLLENSNLPVYLFMSVIVGIFVGLTVSAEEIIKDRKILKREAFLNLSWSSYLMSKVTILLGISAFQALMFVAIGNSIMEIKGMYFEYWLVLFSTWFSANMMGLVISDSFKTVVTIYILIPFLVIPQIILSGIIVKYEKLNPTISSPSKIPIYGELIVSRWAYEALAVYQFKENRYMKPLYRFDEAMSLSDYKRNYWLKSIQNKVDFCIRNLDDKEKKAEFKNALELIRNELIKEMTAPRASHLIFSKYTMLTPEEVNADILKELNDFLEQLRKHYVKLYNKASAGKDNYITTFQNSQPNGQQLFIELKRRYHNESLSEFVRNSGEVERIIEYKNQLIQKIDPIYQFPESKFLRAHFYAPVKPFFGNYFGTIWVNVIVIWLSSILMYLVLYYRLLKRLLEWLESLGGETES; translated from the coding sequence ATGAGCGAGTCGATTCTAAAAGCTCTCATGCAACTTTTTGCAATTATTGCCCGCCCGGTTCCCCTGGACGAGAAAGAGAATAACGATTATGCCGACCGGCGAAAGGTTGTGGAAGAGTTCTTGAGGAATCAGCTTAATATCGACCTGGTTAAAGAGTACCTAAAGGTTTTTGACTACTACTATAACCTTTACCAGGAAAAACAAAGCGAGAAAAGCAAGTCAAAAAAAAGAACATCATCCAGCTCGGTTAGGGTTCTTAAGATATGCTCCCAAATAAATGAGGAACTACAGCAACAACAAAAAATTGTTGTACTAATCAGGCTACTTGAATTTGTAAAACCTGACGAAGGCGAGGTTACTGAACAGGAAATGGCTTTCATAAGCACTGTGGCCGAAACCTTTTACGTTCCTGAGAACGAGTTTCAAAACCTTAAGAATTTTGTGCTCTCTGGTTTCGATTCAGTAATCCCGCACCAGAATATCTTGCTTATAAACGACTCTAAAGAGCCACCCTATGACGATTTGAGGCACCTTTACGCCGAAGGCCTTCATGAACCCATAAAAATTCTTTTTGTTGAGTCGGCAAATATCTTTTTCCTACGCTACAATGGCTTACACGAACTTTACCTAAATGGGCACATGCTGGTAAAGGATAAAATTTTTGTTTTAAATAACGGTTCATCAATCCGAAATTCCAAGATAAAGCCAATATACTTTAGCGACATTGTTGGCCGCTTTGTGCAGGATAAGATTAAAGAGAAAATCGTTTTTGAAGCCATTGATATCGAATACCGATTCAAAAGCGGCAAGATTGGGTTGCACCCCATGTCGTTTGTTCAGGAGAGTGGCCACTTGGTTGGGATAATGGGCGCATCGGGTGCCGGTAAAACCACCCTACTCAACGTTTTGAACGGGAGCGAGAAGCCAACAAAAGGAAGTATCCTAATTAATGGCATTGACATACACAACCAAAAGGAACTGGTTGAAGGACAGATAGGATTTGTATCGCAGGACGATTTACTGATTGAGGAACTAACCGTTTACCAGAACCTATACTTTAACGCCCGCCTTTGCTTTGATAACTACACCCATGAGCAGCTCGAGGCTGCTGTAAACCAAACCCTACAAAACCTTGGGCTATATGAGATCAAGGATATGCGGGTGGGTTCACCCCTAAACAAAAAGATTAGCGGTGGGCAACGCAAGCGACTTAATATTGCGCTGGAACTCATCAGGGAACCGGCAATCCTTTTCCTCGATGAACCTACCTCAGGATTAAGTTCAAGGGATTCCGAGAATATTCTTGACCTCCTAAAGGAACTAACGCTTAAAGGCAAGCTGGTTTTTGTAGTTATCCACCAACCCTCGTCGGAAATTTTTAAGATGTTCGACAGGTTACTTATACTGGATACAGGTGGATACCTTATTTACAACGGCGATCCCATTGAATCCATTATCTACTTCAAATCACGAGTACAGCAGGCCAACTGGAACGAGAGCGAGTGCCCCGTTTGCGGTAACGTAAACCCGGAACAAATATTCAACATAGTAGAATCAAATGTGCTTGATGAGTACGGAAACCCAACCAGAGCAAGAAAGATAAGCCCTTATGAGTGGAACGAGTACTTTAAACGATTTGCCCCCGAAAACCCTACCCCTGACACACAACCAAAGTCACTCCCTCAAATTCACTTTAAAATTCCTAGCTGGGTTAAGCAGCTTCGAATTTTTGTGAAACGCGACATTTTAAGCAAACTGGCCAATAGCCAGTATATGATAATTAATATCTTTGAAACGCCTCTGCTTGCTTTACTCTTAGCCTATATCATAAAGTACTACAACGTTGACGTATCAAATAAACTTGGCTATACGCTCCTAGAAAACAGCAACTTACCGGTTTACCTATTCATGTCAGTTATTGTAGGGATTTTTGTGGGGTTAACCGTAAGCGCTGAGGAGATAATAAAAGATAGAAAGATTCTGAAACGTGAAGCGTTCCTGAACCTGAGCTGGTCGAGCTACCTTATGTCAAAAGTTACCATACTTCTAGGCATATCAGCCTTTCAAGCCCTGATGTTTGTAGCTATTGGCAACAGTATAATGGAAATTAAAGGGATGTACTTTGAGTACTGGCTAGTTCTTTTCAGCACATGGTTCTCAGCAAACATGATGGGGTTAGTAATATCGGATAGCTTTAAAACGGTTGTTACCATATATATTCTTATACCTTTCCTTGTAATACCACAAATAATACTTAGCGGCATCATTGTTAAGTATGAGAAACTAAACCCAACCATCTCCTCGCCAAGTAAAATACCAATTTACGGGGAACTAATAGTATCCCGATGGGCCTATGAAGCCTTGGCAGTATACCAGTTCAAGGAAAACAGATACATGAAACCGCTTTACCGTTTCGATGAAGCAATGAGCTTATCGGACTACAAGCGTAACTATTGGCTAAAATCAATTCAGAATAAGGTTGATTTCTGTATCCGAAACCTTGACGATAAGGAAAAGAAAGCCGAATTCAAAAATGCTCTGGAGCTTATTAGGAATGAACTAATAAAGGAGATGACTGCACCCAGGGCCTCACATCTTATTTTTAGCAAGTACACCATGCTAACCCCGGAGGAGGTTAATGCTGATATTCTTAAAGAGCTTAACGATTTTCTTGAGCAGCTCCGAAAGCACTACGTTAAGCTGTATAACAAAGCAAGTGCGGGAAAGGATAACTATATTACAACGTTCCAGAATAGCCAACCCAACGGACAACAGCTATTCATAGAGCTAAAAAGGCGTTATCACAACGAGAGTTTGAGTGAGTTTGTACGAAACTCGGGCGAGGTTGAGCGAATCATTGAGTATAAGAATCAACTAATCCAGAAAATAGACCCCATATACCAGTTCCCCGAATCAAAATTTCTACGTGCTCACTTTTACGCCCCGGTAAAGCCCTTCTTTGGTAACTATTTCGGTACTATTTGGGTTAATGTAATTGTGATTTGGCTATCGAGCATTCTGATGTACTTAGTACTCTACTACCGACTCCTCAAACGCTTACTTGAGTGGCTGGAAAGTTTGGGCGGTGAAACGGAAAGTTGA
- a CDS encoding S9 family peptidase: MKRFFSTFLIITLVFTASGQKELTLEQAVLGQWTEFRPKTLPGFSWLPGTDEYSFVSNDSLIIVNITDSKKNRAVTLSEVNEALKANSLQPLKRVPSAWVDSKQLRFIAGNYFVLYNSVTKSIESKFLVADNSENQEFSPDGRWMSYTIGNNLFLANALGEVITVTNDTTDGIVNGQSVHRNEFGINKGTFWSPSGRYLAYYHMDESMVTKYPLVDISKRVGELVNIRYPMAGMQSHVVTVRVYDTQNGSTVELKTGEPREQYLTNIAWTPDERSILIAVLNREQNHMCMNRYNVSTGDFELTLFEESSSKYVEPLEPPLFIDNNSFLWLSRRDGWNHIYQYLTDGKFVKQLTKGEWEVTSINATDFKNGLIYFTSTKESPLDRHLYSVSTKNGSITRLTTGSGTHRCMISPSYKYFVDFYSSITVPNRVVLNTIKGKLVKQLIDAPNPYTGYNVSLPNLITLTATDGTTLYGRMIKPVNFDSTKKYPVVIYVYGGPHSQLVTNSWMGGARLWECYMANKGYILFTLDNRGTSNRGAQFEQVIHRQLGTVELGDQLVGVNYLKSLPYVDSTRLGVHGWSFGGFMTITMMLRASDHFKVGVAGGPVTDWKFYEVMYGERYMDTPDENLDGYRKADLKNYVTNLKGKLLIIHDDMDKTVVPQHSLTLIHEFIKNGVQVDFFMYPQHDHNVMGKDRVHLIDKIIRYFDDNL, from the coding sequence ATGAAAAGATTTTTTTCAACCTTTTTGATTATTACACTGGTATTTACAGCTTCTGGGCAAAAGGAACTTACCCTAGAGCAGGCAGTGTTAGGTCAATGGACAGAGTTTCGCCCTAAAACCCTACCCGGTTTTAGCTGGTTGCCTGGAACCGATGAGTATTCCTTTGTTAGCAACGACAGCTTAATCATTGTCAATATTACTGATTCAAAGAAAAACAGAGCTGTAACTTTATCGGAAGTAAACGAGGCTCTAAAGGCCAATAGCCTCCAGCCTCTAAAAAGGGTGCCATCGGCTTGGGTCGATAGCAAGCAGCTCCGCTTCATAGCAGGTAACTACTTTGTTTTGTATAACTCTGTAACCAAAAGCATTGAGTCAAAGTTTCTTGTGGCCGATAATTCTGAAAACCAAGAGTTTAGCCCTGACGGCAGGTGGATGTCGTATACCATTGGTAACAACCTTTTCCTTGCAAACGCCCTGGGTGAGGTTATTACTGTAACAAACGATACTACTGATGGAATTGTTAACGGGCAGAGTGTCCACCGAAATGAGTTTGGAATTAACAAGGGTACGTTTTGGTCGCCTTCTGGACGATACCTGGCATATTACCACATGGATGAGAGTATGGTTACCAAATATCCATTGGTTGATATCTCAAAGCGTGTTGGCGAGTTGGTGAACATTCGGTATCCTATGGCTGGCATGCAAAGCCATGTGGTAACCGTTAGGGTTTATGATACTCAAAACGGTTCAACGGTTGAACTAAAAACCGGTGAACCCCGTGAGCAGTATTTGACCAATATTGCATGGACTCCGGATGAGCGTTCCATACTGATTGCTGTTCTGAATAGGGAACAAAACCACATGTGCATGAATCGTTACAACGTAAGCACTGGCGATTTTGAGTTAACCCTGTTTGAGGAGAGCAGTAGTAAGTATGTTGAACCACTTGAACCGCCTTTGTTCATTGACAACAACTCATTTTTGTGGCTTAGCCGTCGCGATGGATGGAATCATATCTACCAGTATTTGACTGATGGAAAGTTTGTTAAACAGCTCACCAAAGGGGAATGGGAGGTTACAAGTATAAATGCCACCGATTTTAAGAATGGCTTGATTTACTTTACGTCAACCAAGGAGAGCCCATTGGATAGGCACTTATACTCTGTTTCAACTAAAAATGGCTCTATTACAAGGTTGACAACGGGCTCAGGGACTCACCGCTGCATGATTAGTCCAAGCTATAAGTATTTTGTTGATTTTTATAGCTCAATAACAGTTCCCAATCGGGTTGTATTGAACACCATTAAGGGTAAATTGGTAAAACAGTTAATTGATGCGCCAAACCCATACACTGGCTATAATGTTTCGTTGCCAAACCTAATCACTCTTACCGCAACAGATGGAACCACTTTATATGGAAGAATGATAAAACCAGTAAATTTCGATTCTACAAAAAAGTACCCGGTTGTAATATACGTTTATGGGGGGCCACATTCGCAGTTGGTAACCAATAGCTGGATGGGAGGCGCAAGGCTTTGGGAGTGCTACATGGCTAACAAGGGCTATATTCTTTTCACACTCGATAATCGTGGCACTTCGAACCGTGGCGCTCAATTTGAACAAGTTATTCATAGGCAATTGGGTACGGTTGAACTTGGCGATCAACTTGTAGGAGTTAATTACTTAAAATCACTTCCTTATGTTGATTCAACCCGGTTAGGGGTTCATGGGTGGAGTTTTGGCGGTTTTATGACAATAACCATGATGCTTAGAGCATCCGACCACTTTAAGGTTGGTGTTGCTGGTGGTCCGGTTACTGACTGGAAATTCTATGAGGTGATGTATGGTGAGCGTTACATGGATACTCCCGATGAGAATCTAGATGGATACAGGAAAGCCGACCTAAAGAACTATGTTACAAACCTGAAAGGCAAGCTTCTAATTATCCATGACGATATGGATAAAACGGTAGTTCCGCAACATAGCCTCACCTTAATCCATGAGTTCATTAAAAATGGCGTACAGGTTGATTTCTTTATGTATCCCCAACACGACCATAATGTAATGGGTAAGGATAGGGTACATTTGATTGATAAAATTATACGATACTTCGACGATAATTTATAG
- a CDS encoding SiaB family protein kinase produces MSDFISKCYAKMHSGDVIVAYKGEINANIIADTLGLVEAKLSHEMVENLVRKKLYNVMVECLQNLFHHVDKVTLSENEPKMGAFILSKTNDGYRIATGNLVRNDKSNILKEKIDKINSLSKDELKEFYKFVLNNQTFSEKGGGGLGLIDIARKTGNKLNYEFTPYNDEYSFFNLSVLVSE; encoded by the coding sequence ATGAGCGATTTTATTTCAAAATGCTATGCCAAAATGCATAGTGGCGATGTAATTGTAGCCTATAAGGGTGAGATTAATGCAAACATCATTGCCGATACACTTGGATTGGTAGAAGCAAAGCTATCGCACGAGATGGTTGAAAACTTGGTTCGGAAAAAACTTTACAATGTGATGGTGGAGTGCCTCCAAAATCTCTTTCATCATGTTGATAAAGTAACGCTCTCAGAGAATGAGCCCAAAATGGGTGCTTTTATCCTTTCCAAAACCAATGATGGGTATAGAATTGCTACTGGTAACCTTGTACGTAACGATAAAAGTAATATCCTTAAAGAAAAAATTGACAAGATTAATTCTCTTTCAAAGGATGAGTTGAAAGAATTTTATAAATTTGTTCTGAATAATCAGACGTTTTCTGAAAAAGGTGGTGGGGGATTAGGCCTTATTGATATTGCTAGGAAAACGGGTAACAAGCTGAATTACGAGTTTACTCCATATAACGATGAGTACTCTTTTTTTAATTTGAGTGTATTAGTAAGTGAATAA
- a CDS encoding DEAD/DEAH box helicase: MEINNEFRQLGLSEKALLAIKKKGFEQPSPIQKITIPVLLSESCDIIAQAQTGTGKTAAFGLPIIDLLDGQPKGIKALVLVPTRELALQVCDEMLSLADKRIIITAVYGGQSISEQQRRIKKGVDVVVGTPGRILDLISRGDLDFSQLQIFVLDEADEMLNMGFIEDIEEIMRHTPKEKRVLLFSATMPDRIVKLAKNYMKEPKRLEVDKAKPTTGLTDQIYFEVRESDKFDALTRIIDIEPEFYGLVFCRTRNDVDVVTGKLIERGYAAEGLHGEISQAQREKTLSRFRKKHINILIATDVAARGIDIVDLTHVINYSLPQDPESYIHRIGRTGRAGKQGTAITFVSPEEYRKLNYFQKATKVNIRKELLPTAEDIVAVKREKIKEELVEIINQGNYMDYLGMADDLIETNSPEVALAALLKLAFKSQLDVSSYTEIRTFRVDTKGTTRLFIGLGKKDGMTPKKISEFIRKEVKIPDRNIDDILVRDDFSFITVPFTDAEKILSAFSNRTQDGKPLVTKAKPKK; this comes from the coding sequence ATGGAGATAAATAATGAATTCAGGCAGTTGGGTTTATCGGAAAAAGCCCTTCTAGCAATTAAGAAAAAGGGTTTTGAGCAACCATCGCCTATCCAGAAAATAACCATTCCGGTATTGCTGAGCGAAAGCTGCGATATAATAGCCCAAGCTCAAACAGGTACTGGTAAAACAGCAGCCTTTGGCTTACCAATAATCGATTTACTCGATGGTCAACCTAAGGGAATTAAGGCATTAGTCCTTGTGCCAACCCGCGAGCTCGCACTTCAGGTTTGCGACGAGATGCTATCGCTGGCCGATAAGCGAATTATTATTACCGCTGTTTACGGGGGGCAATCAATCTCGGAGCAACAGCGCCGTATAAAAAAAGGTGTAGATGTGGTGGTTGGTACACCCGGTCGCATTCTCGACCTAATCAGCCGTGGCGATCTCGACTTTAGTCAGCTCCAGATATTTGTTCTCGATGAGGCCGATGAAATGCTTAACATGGGTTTCATTGAGGATATTGAGGAGATTATGCGTCACACTCCCAAGGAGAAAAGGGTGCTGCTTTTCTCGGCCACAATGCCCGATCGTATTGTGAAGCTGGCTAAAAACTACATGAAGGAGCCCAAGAGGCTTGAGGTTGACAAAGCAAAACCCACCACTGGCTTAACGGATCAGATTTACTTTGAGGTGCGCGAAAGCGATAAGTTTGATGCCCTTACCCGAATTATTGATATTGAGCCTGAATTTTACGGACTGGTGTTCTGCCGTACCCGCAACGATGTGGATGTAGTTACCGGAAAGCTAATTGAACGGGGTTATGCTGCTGAGGGATTACATGGTGAAATTTCGCAGGCACAGCGTGAAAAAACCTTGAGCCGTTTCCGTAAAAAGCATATAAATATTCTTATTGCTACCGATGTGGCTGCACGGGGTATCGACATTGTTGATTTAACCCATGTGATTAACTACAGCCTTCCACAGGATCCAGAGTCGTACATTCACCGCATAGGACGTACCGGACGTGCCGGAAAGCAGGGAACAGCCATTACATTTGTTTCGCCCGAGGAATATCGTAAACTGAACTATTTCCAGAAAGCCACAAAGGTTAATATTCGTAAAGAGTTGCTTCCAACGGCTGAGGATATTGTTGCTGTTAAGCGCGAAAAGATTAAAGAGGAGTTAGTTGAGATTATAAACCAGGGCAACTATATGGATTACCTTGGAATGGCTGATGATCTTATTGAGACCAACAGTCCAGAGGTAGCCCTGGCAGCCCTGCTAAAGCTTGCCTTCAAAAGCCAGCTCGATGTATCGAGTTACACTGAAATTAGAACCTTCCGTGTCGATACCAAGGGAACAACACGCTTGTTCATTGGACTTGGCAAAAAGGATGGTATGACTCCCAAGAAGATTTCAGAGTTTATTCGTAAAGAGGTGAAAATACCCGATAGGAATATCGACGATATACTGGTTCGCGATGACTTTTCGTTCATCACAGTACCATTTACTGATGCCGAGAAAATTCTCTCAGCATTCTCAAACAGAACCCAGGATGGTAAACCTTTGGTAACAAAAGCAAAACCCAAGAAGTAG
- a CDS encoding THUMP domain-containing class I SAM-dependent RNA methyltransferase → MSEKFQMVAKTLQGLEEVLAEELKEIGAENIEVGCRSVSYYGTKETLYKSNFWLRTALRVLKPIYVFNARTIDEFYGNARKFDWTSVMELSHKFAVESVVNSELFPHSRYIALKLKDAIADQFRDRFGKRPFVDPKKPHITFHIHVNNDVCTVSLDSSGESLHRRGYRVAQDVAPINEVLAAGLIKLSGWNGDSVFIDPMCGSGTILIEAALIAYGIAPGIFRQHFGFENWLDFDEQLLQSIYNDDSRERDFEYLILGRDISKQAIASAMENIKESGLHKKIDLGVASIFDYNPPRVDKGIVITNPPYGERLKKEQIENFYKQLSDVFKNKYTGYDVWIISSNQEALRSFGLRPSKKINLLNGALECKYQRFSMYKGSLKSKQS, encoded by the coding sequence ATGAGCGAGAAATTTCAAATGGTAGCCAAAACCCTTCAGGGTTTGGAAGAAGTATTGGCCGAAGAGCTAAAGGAAATCGGAGCTGAAAACATTGAGGTTGGTTGCCGTTCGGTTTCCTATTACGGAACCAAGGAGACTCTCTATAAATCAAATTTTTGGCTAAGAACCGCTCTGCGAGTTCTAAAACCCATTTATGTTTTCAACGCCCGTACAATCGATGAGTTCTATGGGAATGCCCGCAAGTTCGATTGGACTTCCGTAATGGAGCTTTCCCACAAATTTGCCGTGGAGAGCGTTGTGAACTCGGAGTTATTCCCACATTCACGGTACATTGCTTTAAAACTGAAAGATGCAATTGCCGACCAGTTCCGCGATAGGTTTGGCAAGCGTCCTTTTGTCGACCCCAAAAAACCTCACATCACCTTTCATATCCATGTGAATAACGATGTTTGTACCGTATCGCTCGATTCATCGGGCGAGTCCTTACACAGGCGAGGGTATAGGGTAGCACAGGATGTAGCTCCAATTAACGAGGTGCTTGCAGCGGGGCTTATCAAACTATCGGGGTGGAATGGCGATTCCGTGTTTATTGACCCCATGTGTGGTTCAGGCACCATTCTGATTGAAGCAGCACTAATTGCCTATGGTATTGCTCCGGGTATTTTCCGCCAACACTTTGGTTTTGAGAACTGGCTCGATTTTGATGAGCAACTACTGCAATCCATTTACAACGATGATAGCAGGGAACGCGATTTTGAGTACCTGATACTAGGCCGCGATATATCAAAGCAGGCTATTGCCTCAGCCATGGAAAATATCAAGGAGTCGGGGTTGCATAAAAAGATTGATTTGGGGGTGGCCTCAATTTTCGATTACAACCCTCCCAGGGTTGATAAGGGCATTGTAATAACCAACCCGCCTTACGGCGAAAGGCTAAAGAAGGAGCAGATTGAAAATTTCTATAAGCAGCTCTCCGATGTTTTTAAGAATAAGTATACAGGGTACGATGTTTGGATTATAAGCTCAAACCAGGAAGCGCTCAGAAGTTTTGGACTTCGTCCCTCAAAAAAAATCAACTTACTCAATGGAGCTTTGGAGTGTAAGTACCAACGATTTTCAATGTATAAGGGAAGTTTAAAATCAAAGCAGAGCTAA
- a CDS encoding DUF1987 domain-containing protein → MELLNIEGTPKTPTVILNPSTGVIEIKGRSIPENSIEFYRPVVEWLDEYIKNPQPNTVVNVQLEYFNTSSSKCILDVFKKLEVLKKNQKDVIINWYYEEDDEDMLEAGEDYESIIKVPFKMIQIVD, encoded by the coding sequence ATGGAATTACTGAACATTGAGGGAACGCCAAAAACTCCGACCGTTATACTTAACCCCAGTACCGGAGTAATTGAAATAAAGGGTCGATCAATCCCTGAGAATTCAATTGAATTCTATCGTCCTGTTGTGGAATGGCTCGATGAATACATAAAAAATCCCCAGCCAAATACGGTTGTTAACGTTCAGTTGGAGTATTTTAACACTTCCTCATCAAAGTGTATTCTTGATGTTTTTAAAAAGCTTGAGGTTCTTAAGAAAAACCAGAAAGATGTAATTATTAACTGGTACTACGAGGAGGATGATGAGGATATGCTTGAAGCTGGGGAGGATTACGAGTCAATCATCAAAGTTCCCTTTAAGATGATTCAGATAGTGGATTAA